The genomic region GCACCGTATGTTTTCAAAAGAAATCTTGACAGCTCCATGAACACCTTGTATCATACTATATATAATTTTTTTTGTGGTTTTATTTAAAATATTAAAACCGGAGGAATGGTATGAAAAAGCATTTCATGGTAGCATTGACAGGCGCATTTATCGGTATTGCGGCTGTCGTATTGGTTAAATTCGGAAACCCGGGAAATATGGGCTTCTGTATTGCCTGTTTCTTACGCGACATTGCAGGTTCGTTAAAACTGCACAATGCAGCCGTCGTACAGTATATGCGCCCCGAAGTCATCGGACTTATCGTCGGTGCTTTTGCGATTGCGCTCGTAAAAAAAGAGTTTAAGCCGCGCGGCGGTTCAGCGCCTTTTACCCGCTTTGTGTTAGGCTTTTTCGTAATGATCGGTGCGTTGATGTTCTTGGGATGCCCGCTTCGTATGTTTTTACGTTTGGGCGCAGGCGATTTGAATGCGGTGTTCGGTCTTGTAGGGTTCATCATCGGTATTGCTATCGGAGTGGTATTCCTCAACAAAAACTTCTCATTGAGCCGCGCGTATCCCCAATCCGGACAGGAAGGTATGCTTGCCCCCATCGTGATGATCGTATTCTTCATTTTATTGGTTGCATTCCCCGCCGTTCTCGCCTTTAGCGAAAAAGGACCCGGTTCAATGCATGCACCGATTGCACTCGCACTCGGTATCGGTCTTGTCGGCGGTGCATTGGCACAGCGCAGCCGGCTCTGTACCGCAGGCGGTATCCGCGATGCAATTATGCTCAAAGACTTCCACCTTTTAACGGGCAGCATTGCTATTTTAGTTGCCGTGCTGATCGGAACGCTCGTAAC from Treponema vincentii harbors:
- the yedE gene encoding YedE family putative selenium transporter, with translation MKKHFMVALTGAFIGIAAVVLVKFGNPGNMGFCIACFLRDIAGSLKLHNAAVVQYMRPEVIGLIVGAFAIALVKKEFKPRGGSAPFTRFVLGFFVMIGALMFLGCPLRMFLRLGAGDLNAVFGLVGFIIGIAIGVVFLNKNFSLSRAYPQSGQEGMLAPIVMIVFFILLVAFPAVLAFSEKGPGSMHAPIALALGIGLVGGALAQRSRLCTAGGIRDAIMLKDFHLLTGSIAILVAVLIGTLVTGQFKLGLAGQAVAHTDGLWNALGMVLVGWASVLLGGCPLRQLILTGEGNTDSAVTVTGLIAGAAFAHNFGLASSGKGPTSAGMIAVVIGLVVTACVSVYYAAKNK